AAACTGGGCTCTTCATCAGGGAAACTCAAATCGGCAAGTCAATTACATCCATACCAACACACTGATTATTCGATTTGGCGAAACCCaaatagaaaaatagaaaagCAATGAAGAAAAAACCCACAACTAAATGAAAGCAAGAGAGTGAAAACTTACTGAGGGGAAGAATGGGGGCGTAGACGAGAGGAACCAGGAACTTGAAAGGGGCTCCCTTCTTTTGTTTCCTAACAGCACCCTCCCTACACCAGAATCACACCAAACTACTTTCAGGGAGAAAGAATGAGAAGGAGATGAAAAGGGTATTCAATCATGATtcataaataaatgaaaatataagAAAAGGACTCACTGGGTAGCGAGATCGGACGGCGACGCCATGGGAGACTCGAAAGCTTCTAAGAAAATCGTTCTATTTCTCAAATTTGATTCATTCAATCGCAGTTTTTTTAGTGCTTTGTCGAAATAAAAACGGGTTTTAAATAGAATAAAACCACAGTTTGATTGCGGCCAAACAGGCAAACATGGATTGACACGTTGAATGGCGGAAATTTGACGCTCGGAACAAATGGTAGGCTGACGGCGCCTGCAGCCTGCT
This window of the Malania oleifera isolate guangnan ecotype guangnan chromosome 6, ASM2987363v1, whole genome shotgun sequence genome carries:
- the LOC131157259 gene encoding uncharacterized protein LOC131157259 isoform X3; translated protein: MTAGCRRRQPTICSERQISAIQRVNPCLPVWPQSNCGFILFKTRFYFDKALKKLRLNESNLRNRTIFLEAFESPMASPSDLATQEGAVRKQKKGAPFKFLVPLVYAPILPLNILRTDLYDIESK
- the LOC131157259 gene encoding uncharacterized protein LOC131157259 isoform X2, with the protein product MTAGCRRRQPTICSERQISAIQRVNPCLPVWPQSNCGFILFKTRFYFDKALKKLRLNESNLRNRTIFLEAFESPMASPSDLATQEGAVRKQKKGAPFKFLVPLVYAPILPLIRISLRKNPVVRDRLFTAVLAGAFAHGFYLVTDLYDIESK
- the LOC131157259 gene encoding uncharacterized protein LOC131157259 isoform X1, which translates into the protein MTAGCRRRQPTICSERQISAIQRVNPCLPVWPQSNCGFILFKTRFYFDKALKKLRLNESNLRNRTIFLEAFESPMASPSDLATQEGAVRKQKKGAPFKFLVPLVYAPILPLIRISLRKNPVVRDRLFTAVLAGAFAHGFYLVYPFLLQLCQAEIKTQ